From one Acinonyx jubatus isolate Ajub_Pintada_27869175 chromosome B1, VMU_Ajub_asm_v1.0, whole genome shotgun sequence genomic stretch:
- the GNPDA2 gene encoding glucosamine-6-phosphate isomerase 2 isoform X2: MDEYVGLPRNHPESYHSYMWNNFFKHIDIDPNNAHILDGNAADLQAECDAFEKKIKEAGGIDLFVGGIGPDGHIAFNEPGSSLVSRTRLKTLAMDTILANAKYFDGDLSKVPTMALTVGVGTVMDAREVMILITGAHKAFALYKAIEEGVNHMWTVSAFQQHPRTIFVCDEDATLELRVKTVKYFKGLMHVHNKLVDPLYSMKEGN; the protein is encoded by the exons ATGGATGAATATGTAG GACTTCCCAGAAATCATCCTGAAAGCTACCattcttatatgtggaataacTTTTTTAAGCATATTGATATAGATCCAAATAATGCTCATATCCTTGATGGGAATGCTGCAGATTTACAAGCAGAATGtgatgcttttgaaaaaaaaataaaagaagctggaGGAATTGACCTTTTTGTTGGAG gaaTTGGTCCAGATGGCCATATCGCTTTCAATGAGCCAGGATCCAGTTTAGTGTCAAGGACAAGATTAAAGACTCTAGCGATGGACACCATTTTGGCAAATGCTAAATATTTTGATGGAGATTTATCGAAGGTGCCAACTATGGCTCTAACAGTTGGCGTGGGGACAGTGATGGATGCAAGAGAA GTAATGATCCTCATAACAGGTGCACACAAGGCATTTGCTCTCTACAAAGCAATAGAAGAAGGAGTAAACCACATGTGGACTGTTTCCGCTTTCCAGCAGCATCCCCgaactatttttgtgtgtgatgaagATGCTACTTTAGAATTAAGAGTTAAAACTGTGAAATACTTTAAAG gtttaaTGCATGTGCACAATAAACTTGTGGATCCACTATACAGTatgaaagaaggaaattga